A genomic region of Branchiostoma lanceolatum isolate klBraLanc5 chromosome 4, klBraLanc5.hap2, whole genome shotgun sequence contains the following coding sequences:
- the LOC136432746 gene encoding toll-like receptor 13, translating into MRAAAVMLVLVLCSASTVGQKWCSYKNWVFSCDKNNLRQVPLLVPGDTRELDLSFNRIPALYNDSFTGMTKLQVIDVSKNRITGIEEATFRNMKNLTLLNLSGNRLKALAPNVFENLSSLQRLRIDRNRFQSTAAISSALLPLVSLQILNMNLNKVTNIHLQPEFARLEQLRTLDLAGNPISSLQAESFQVMKDHSLTHLSLASNNLSDIPKQALMPFASVKEITFSNHELTAKDLFSIFSNTRGLGITNWTLSNNNITELTNVTFSPLIDEEVIYISLNSNNISQLTDYLFASLSRLRVLSLGHNPIQKLSVRAFAGCDNLQELGLDKWGLGQIPSSNFEPLANLTRLNLASNLIRDVQDRAFMSLPKLRILQMHANRIETVAKDAFYGLHYLEDLNLGANNIRYIPSEAFRILSPSLKKLDLSANRHLKTISPNLFHRLHQLTDLKLNSCYLQTLRNSDFAGLYNLQRLDLSYNLINVIDPDAFHDLWSIKVLNLDNNILGTRESARLSPFRNLTTLTELHYDYQRYTSGIFSDGYIEGLTSLRLLSLTSLKLVSLESKTNKTSIFKHMTNLRYLQLTQNNIGNLTRDTFAGLTNLKYLFLFSNFIRALPEGVFRDQGGLQYLDLRNNGIVTLSKTVFNPLKSLVVLNVYSNSFACTCDIEWFRDWTASSMNVTSGVQGVYFEAYTNYTCASPKSLRNKPLIDINFDKLGCKSKLEVYVAIGLSVTFFILIVSVILMYRYHWYGRYAMFLLRAKFNKYELIREEEENPKTYDAFVAHNSHDSAWVIRQLLPQLERGDPPEFRLCLGDRDFQPGAPIVDNIAESIYESRKTICVITRNFLESDWCRFEMQMATYRLFEEHVDCLIVVFLEQIPAQRLAKYHSLRRVMCRNTYLEWPEDPEARDLFWERLRVALRTHRPLNHDFN; encoded by the coding sequence ATGAGGGCAGCCGCGGTGATGTTGGTGTTGGTACTGTGTTCAGCTTCTACAGTAGGACAGAAATGGTGTTCTTACAAAAATTGGGTCTTCTCTTGTGACAAAAACAACCTCAGACAAGTTCCTTTGTTAGTTCCCGGTGACACAAGAGAACTGGATCTTTCTTTTAACCGCATACCAGCATTATACAATGACTCGTTTACTGGTATGACTAAACTCCAAGTCATTGATGTATCAAAGAATCGTATAACTGGCATTGAAGAAGCAACTTTCCGGAACATGAAAAATCTAACACTGTTGAACCTAAGCGGGAATAGGCTTAAAGCATTGGCACCTAACGTGTTTGAGAATCTGTCCTCTCTGCAAAGGTTAAGAATAGATCGAAATAGGTTCCAAAGTACAGCAGCAATAAGTTCAGCCTTACTGCCACTGGTCTCTTTACAGATCTTGAATATGAATTTAAACAAAGTAACAAACATTCACCTCCAACCAGAGTTTGCCAGATTGGAACAGCTACGTACGCTGGATCTTGCCGGAAACCCAATTTCATCTCTGCAGGCAGAGTCTTTCCAGGTGATGAAGGATCATTCCCTAACTCATCTTAGCTTGGCTAGTAACAATCTCAGCGATATACCAAAACAGGCCTTGATGCCATTTGCAAGTGTAAAAGAAATAACTTTTTCTAACCATGAACTAACAGCAAAAGACCTGTTTTCGATCTTTAGTAACACTAGAGGGTTAGGAATTACAAATTGGACTTTATCTAATAACAACATAACTGAActgacaaatgtcacattttctcCACTCATTGATGAAGAGGTCATCTACATAAGTCTAAACAGCAACAACATATCTCAACTTACAGACTACCTCTTTGCTTCCTTGTCTCGTTTGAGGGTTCTTTCTTTAGGACACAACCCAATTCAAAAGCTCTCAGTGCGAGCATTTGCTGGCTGTGATAATCTGCAAGAGCTAGGGTTAGACAAATGGGGTTTAGGTCAAATTCCATCATCAAACTTCGAACCATTGGCAAATTTGACCAGACTAAACTTGGCTTCAAATCTAATACGTGACGTCCAAGACAGAGCGTTCATGTCGCTACCAAAGTTGAGGATCTTGCAGATGCATGCAAACAGGATAGAAACAGTAGCAAAAGATGCCTTCTATGGTCTACACTATCTTGAAGACTTGAACTTGGGTGCAAACAATATAAGGTACATTCCTTCCGAAGCATTTCGTATACTTAGCccatcattaaaaaaactggACCTTTCTGCAAACCGTCACTTGAAAACGATTTCACCAAACTTGTTTCACAGACTCCACCAACTTACTGATCTCAAACTTAACAGTTGCTACCTGCAAACTTTAAGAAATAGTGACTTTGCGGGCCTTTATAACTTGCAACGACTCGATCTGTCATATAACTTGATTAACGTAATAGACCCAGATGCCTTTCACGATTTGTGGTCTATCAAAGTACTAAACTTAGACAACAACATTCTGGGAACTCGTGAGAGTGCACGACTGTCTCCATTTCGGAACCTGACCACACTTACCGAACTGCATTATGATTATCAAAGGTACACATCGGGAATATTTTCTGATGGGTACATCGAAGGTCTAACGTCTCTTCGGTTGCTCTCACTGACGTCACTGAAATTGGTATCACTGGAAAGCAAGACCAACAAAACTTCCATTTTCAAACATATGACAAACCTTAGATACTTGCAGCTCACCCAGAATAATATTGGCAATCTCACAAGAGATACCTTTGCAGGGCTGACCAATCTCAAGTACCTGTTTCTATTTTCTAATTTCATCAGAGCTCTTCCGGAAGGTGTATTTAGAGACCAAGGCGGGCTGCAATATCTAGATCTCAGGAACAATGGCATTGTTACTCTGAGTAAGACGGTCTTCAATCCACTGAAGTCGCTAGTTGTACTTAACGTTTACAGCAACAGCTTTGCCTGTACCTGTGATATAGAATGGTTCCGCGACTGGACAGCTTCAAGCATGAATGTTACTTCAGGTGTACAAGGCGTCTACTTCGAAGCCTACACAAACTACACCTGTGCATCACCCAAAAGTTTAAGAAACAAACCTCTGATTGACATCAACTTTGACAAACTTGGCTGTAAATCCAAACTCGAAGTCTACGTAGCAATAGGACTGAGTGTCACGTTTTTCATCTTGATAGTCAGCGTCATACTGATGTACCGATATCATTGGTACGGACGATACGCCATGTTCCTACTCCGGGCCAAGTTCAACAAGTATGAACTCATCAGAGAAGAGGAGGAGAACCCCAAGACGTACGATGCCTTTGTGGCACACAACAGCCACGACAGCGCCTGGGTCATCCGTCAGCTCCTTCCCCAGTTAGAACGGGGAGATCCGCCGGAGTTTCGTCTCTGTCTGGGCGATCGTGACTTTCAACCAGGGGCTCCCATCGTGGACAACATCGCCGAGTCGATCTACGAAAGCCGCAAAACCATCTGTGTCATCACACGGAACTTTCTGGAGAGTGACTGGTGCAGGTTTGAGATGCAGATGGCGACGTATCGTCTGTTTGAGGAGCACGTGGACTGTCTGATTGTGGTTTTCTTGGAACAGATTCCGGCACAACGACTGGCCAAGTACCACTCCCTGAGGCGCGTGATGTGTAGGAACACCTACCTGGAGTGGCCCGAGGATCCGGAGGCCAGGGATCTGTTCTGGGAACGACTTCGTGTGGCACTGCGAACACACAGGCCTCTTAATCATGATTTCAATTAA
- the LOC136432747 gene encoding serine/threonine/tyrosine-interacting protein A-like, whose protein sequence is MEGIVTSLEFPEVPNSEDDTRDWSYTMRRSMQEILPNVFLGPYSVATKRNLSNLLELGITHVVCVRDTLEAKIIKPNFSDHFRYLVLDVADKTTENIIQHFPKVKEFMDQCLQTGGKVLVHGNGGISRSAALVIAYIMETYGMTYRAAFHHVQQRRFCIQPNEGFANQLMEYEPIYMARLTVRPGTCWGQSNTRLHGGRKRSLDEEAGEEAMDQTGDPSLDPQNKSHHLGT, encoded by the exons ATGGAAGGAATCGTCACATCATTGGAGTTTCCGGAAGTCCCAAATAGCGAGGATGATACCAGG GACTGGAGCTACACCATGAGAAGAAGCATGCAG GAAATCCTTCCCAATGTGTTCCTGGGGCCATACTCTGTAGCTACAAAGAGAAAT CTTTCCAACCTGTTGGAGTTAGGCATCACCCATGTAGTGTGTGTTAGAGATACCCTGGAGGCCAAGATTATCAAACCCAACTTTTCAGATCATTTCAG ATACTTGGTACTGGATGTTGCTGATAAAACCACAGAAAACATAATTCAACACTTTCCTAAG gtaaaagaatTCATGGACCAGTGTCTACAAACTGGAG GGAAAGTCCTAGTACATGGCAATGGGGGGATATCCAGAAG TGCTGCTCTGGTGATAGCTTATATAATGGAGACATATGGAATGACTTATAG AGCTGCGTTCCACCATGTACAACAGAGGAGATTCTGTATCCAGCCTAACGAGGGGTTTGCTAACCAGCTGATGGAGTATGAACCCATCTACATGGCCAGACTCACCGTCAGACCTGGGACCTGCTGGGGACAGAGCAACACACGGCTCCATG GTGGTAGAAAACGGAGCCTGGATGAGGAGGCTGGGGAGGAAGCCATGGACCAGACAGGAGACCCTAGTCTGGACCCACAGAACAAGTCACATCATCTGGGCACATGA